The following coding sequences are from one Amphiprion ocellaris isolate individual 3 ecotype Okinawa chromosome 19, ASM2253959v1, whole genome shotgun sequence window:
- the LOC111586692 gene encoding cytochrome c oxidase assembly factor 3 homolog, mitochondrial isoform X4: MAEKGAEGSAKASLTAAEKQLRGSRQELDYWKQNAARLRRRNRLTGLAIGAFVVGMFSYTILSVKQERILDELDDEAKIHIMRGPRTGANS, translated from the exons ATGGCGGAGAAAGGAGCAGAAGGATCAGCTAAAGCTTCACTAACGGCGGCAGAGAAGCAGCTCCGCGGCAGCCGACAGGAGCTCGACTACTGGAAGCAGAACGCAGCGAGGCTCCGCAGAAGGAACCGGCTGACCGGCCTGGCTATCGGAGCGTTTGTGGTCGGCATGT TTAGCTACACCATCCTGTCGGTCAAACAGGAGAGAATCCTGGACGAGCTGGATGATGAAGCAAAGATCCACATCATGAGAGGGCCTCGGACTGGCGCCAACTCTTGA